Proteins found in one Paenibacillus borealis genomic segment:
- a CDS encoding GerAB/ArcD/ProY family transporter: protein MFVRTDDKITALQATVFLNNTILGAGILTLPRSVSQTVKTPDSWLSVLLGGAIVMLVVTLMVKISQQFPGKTVFQYAALITGRVIGGALCLLLILYFIVIAGFEIRTLAEVTLFFLLEGTPIWAVILPFLWLSTYLVHGGINSIARVYTIVFPISIMILLISYALSFRHFDIDNLRPVLGNGLLPVFRGLKSTVLIFTGCEVTMTLVAYMQKPKQAVRAMLGGIAVLLCLYLLTVVMVIGGISINSAITSTWPTIDLMRSFEIPGFIFERMEFPFMVIWLMQMFCNFSSFFFQSTLGISQIFKMKLHPIIYAMVPVLFLSAMLPKSMTDLFALGDAIGKMGILLFLLLPVLLSVIWLIRVKGLKQHV, encoded by the coding sequence ATGTTTGTACGCACCGACGATAAAATCACAGCTTTACAAGCGACCGTTTTTTTGAACAATACTATTCTGGGTGCTGGTATTCTTACATTGCCGCGGAGTGTAAGCCAGACCGTCAAGACCCCGGATTCCTGGCTATCCGTCCTGCTCGGCGGAGCCATTGTTATGCTGGTTGTAACCCTGATGGTGAAGATCAGCCAGCAATTCCCGGGCAAAACCGTATTCCAATATGCTGCACTGATTACCGGCCGGGTGATCGGCGGAGCACTATGCCTGCTTCTGATTCTCTATTTCATCGTTATTGCCGGCTTTGAAATCCGCACGCTGGCCGAGGTCACCCTGTTCTTTTTGCTGGAGGGAACCCCCATCTGGGCAGTCATTCTTCCTTTTCTCTGGCTGAGCACCTACCTGGTGCACGGAGGCATCAATTCCATTGCCCGTGTCTATACCATTGTGTTTCCGATCAGCATTATGATCCTGCTCATTTCCTATGCCCTCAGCTTCCGGCATTTTGATATCGATAATCTGCGCCCTGTACTCGGCAATGGACTGCTCCCTGTATTCAGAGGCCTGAAATCTACTGTGCTTATATTCACTGGCTGTGAGGTTACGATGACACTCGTAGCGTACATGCAGAAGCCCAAGCAGGCAGTCAGAGCGATGCTTGGAGGTATTGCAGTCCTTCTGTGTCTATATTTACTGACCGTAGTCATGGTCATCGGAGGCATTTCTATTAATTCCGCCATTACCAGCACCTGGCCTACGATCGATTTAATGCGCAGCTTCGAGATTCCGGGCTTTATCTTCGAGCGTATGGAATTTCCGTTTATGGTCATCTGGCTGATGCAGATGTTCTGTAACTTCAGCAGCTTCTTTTTCCAGTCTACGCTGGGAATCTCACAGATTTTCAAGATGAAGCTCCATCCGATTATTTATGCTATGGTTCCCGTTCTGTTCCTATCGGCTATGCTGCCCAAATCCATGACCGACCTGTTCGCACTCGGGGATGCCATCGGCAAAATGGGGATTCTTCTGTTCCTGCTGCTGCCTGTGCTGCTCTCGGTTATCTGGCTCATCCGTGTGAAGGGGTTGAAGCAGCATGTATAG
- a CDS encoding spore germination protein: MIRLLATIVSYIPGWAIFGQAGVALLVPLVLGYLYKSLYRLVGSGRGQVGYGTKTAPQTPPAAAAKSGTPGPPPFSGNYTTDLHAVQNAIGANSDLHIREFTLAGGMTRGALIYVDGMQNDRVLNMRIMQFLMYEIPAGPMSSTEIANHLLPFSQLNEADSVESFNKSVLFGHTALLIEGLPGGLLIELPGGANRTIGEPVSEALLRGPRLGFSEVLSENTSLLRRQGFSDQLEMKTYRAGNTIQRDIVLSYMKDIVNPELLEEVTNRIRKIDIDFLAESGYIEQLIEDNYLSPFQQVQNTERPDRVISALLEGRIAILLDGTPFALIVPVTFSMLLQSPEDYYERWLPGTLLRLLRFASAFLALMAPSLYISFISFHPGLIPTELAISIIKTRQGVPFPSLIEVLILEVAIEILREAGIRLPKPIGPAMGIVGGLIIGDAAVQAGIVSPFLVIVVAVTAISSFAIPMYSAGITLRLLRFAGMLFASVLGMYGTILFFLLICCHLTKLKSFGVPYLTPVSPFRLSDWKDLFLRAPMALMKRRPVMMKTKQDKRKS, from the coding sequence ATGATCAGATTGCTTGCTACCATTGTATCCTACATACCCGGCTGGGCAATCTTTGGTCAGGCAGGTGTTGCGCTGCTGGTTCCGCTGGTCCTCGGATACTTGTATAAATCATTGTACCGTCTGGTAGGCAGCGGACGGGGGCAGGTTGGGTACGGCACCAAGACCGCTCCGCAGACACCGCCTGCCGCTGCGGCGAAGTCCGGCACCCCGGGCCCCCCTCCCTTCAGCGGCAACTATACTACCGACCTGCACGCAGTTCAGAACGCTATCGGCGCCAACAGTGATCTGCATATCAGAGAATTCACTCTGGCGGGCGGCATGACCAGGGGGGCGCTTATCTATGTAGACGGCATGCAGAATGACAGGGTTCTTAATATGCGAATCATGCAATTCCTGATGTACGAGATACCCGCCGGACCTATGTCCTCCACAGAGATTGCCAACCACCTGCTGCCCTTCAGCCAGCTTAATGAAGCGGACAGTGTGGAGAGCTTCAATAAATCTGTCCTCTTCGGCCATACTGCCCTGCTGATTGAAGGGTTGCCCGGCGGACTGCTGATTGAGCTTCCCGGAGGTGCCAACCGCACGATTGGAGAACCGGTCTCCGAAGCCCTGCTCCGCGGTCCCAGACTGGGCTTCTCCGAAGTGTTAAGCGAGAACACCTCCCTGCTCCGGCGCCAGGGCTTCAGTGACCAGCTCGAGATGAAGACCTACCGGGCAGGCAACACCATTCAGCGGGATATAGTCCTGTCCTATATGAAGGATATCGTCAATCCAGAGCTGCTGGAGGAGGTTACGAACCGTATCCGCAAAATCGATATCGACTTCCTGGCCGAATCCGGCTATATCGAGCAGCTGATTGAAGACAACTATCTCAGCCCCTTCCAGCAGGTCCAGAATACTGAACGGCCGGACAGGGTCATTAGCGCCCTCTTGGAGGGACGGATTGCTATTCTGCTGGATGGAACACCCTTCGCACTGATTGTACCGGTAACCTTCAGTATGCTGCTGCAATCACCGGAGGATTATTACGAGCGCTGGCTTCCCGGCACACTGCTGCGGCTGCTGCGTTTTGCCTCCGCCTTCCTGGCACTGATGGCCCCGTCCCTGTATATCTCGTTCATCTCCTTTCATCCGGGACTGATACCGACGGAGCTGGCAATCAGCATCATCAAGACCCGGCAGGGTGTTCCTTTTCCTTCATTAATTGAAGTGCTGATTCTGGAAGTCGCCATCGAGATTCTCCGGGAAGCCGGAATCCGGCTGCCGAAGCCGATCGGTCCGGCCATGGGTATCGTCGGCGGTCTGATCATCGGTGATGCTGCGGTTCAGGCGGGTATCGTCAGCCCTTTTCTGGTCATAGTGGTTGCTGTCACGGCTATCTCGTCTTTCGCAATTCCCATGTATAGTGCAGGAATCACACTGCGGCTGCTGCGCTTCGCCGGCATGCTGTTCGCGTCAGTGTTGGGGATGTACGGCACCATTCTGTTCTTCCTGCTGATCTGCTGCCATCTCACCAAGCTCAAAAGCTTCGGCGTGCCTTATCTGACGCCGGTATCCCCTTTCCGGCTGAGTGATTGGAAAGATCTGTTCCTGCGTGCTCCAATGGCTCTGATGAAACGCAGACCGGTAATGATGAAAACCAAACAGGATAAACGAAAATCATAA
- a CDS encoding DUF1273 domain-containing protein: MKTLLVTGYRAHELGIYDSKHQGIPYIKKALANRLLPLIEEGVEWVITPGQYGVDLWACEVVLELKRQYPGLKLGIITAHAAPEEKWKEEKQNEYRRIIAGADYYGAVSNAPYDGSWQFRARDDLLFRKSDGILLFYDEDAAEGSAKFTKERAMKLHAEGDYELYLMHAEEIQNIADEESQRGYE, from the coding sequence ATGAAAACCTTACTGGTAACAGGCTACCGCGCGCATGAGCTCGGGATTTACGACAGCAAACATCAAGGGATTCCTTATATCAAAAAGGCACTTGCGAACCGGCTTCTTCCGCTGATAGAAGAGGGGGTGGAGTGGGTTATCACTCCCGGCCAATACGGCGTTGATCTATGGGCCTGCGAGGTTGTGCTTGAGCTGAAACGGCAATACCCCGGGCTGAAGCTGGGAATTATTACGGCCCATGCTGCGCCGGAAGAGAAGTGGAAGGAAGAGAAGCAGAATGAATACCGCCGCATCATTGCCGGAGCAGACTACTATGGAGCTGTAAGCAATGCGCCCTATGACGGCAGCTGGCAGTTCAGGGCCAGGGATGATCTGCTGTTCCGCAAAAGCGACGGGATTCTGTTGTTCTATGACGAGGATGCTGCGGAAGGCAGTGCGAAGTTCACGAAGGAACGGGCAATGAAGCTGCATGCTGAAGGCGATTATGAACTCTATCTGATGCATGCGGAGGAGATTCAGAACATTGCCGACGAAGAGAGCCAGCGCGGTTACGAATGA
- a CDS encoding YciI family protein: MSEKQAEEDICYVILLSPTAQDRRDMDIIRAHVRHLQELERSGQLVLCGPFSDSPGGMVIIRAASREEAAEIAGRDPYVVSGIRSYELRTWGLSHEGNRHMGIAAD, translated from the coding sequence TTGAGTGAGAAGCAGGCAGAAGAGGATATTTGTTATGTGATATTGCTGAGCCCGACTGCACAGGACCGCAGAGATATGGATATTATCCGGGCGCATGTCAGGCATCTGCAGGAGCTGGAACGCAGCGGACAGCTGGTGCTGTGCGGTCCCTTCAGTGACAGTCCCGGCGGAATGGTCATTATCCGTGCCGCTTCACGTGAAGAAGCCGCGGAGATCGCCGGCCGGGACCCTTATGTAGTATCGGGTATCCGGAGCTATGAACTACGCACCTGGGGCCTGTCCCACGAAGGGAACAGGCACATGGGCATAGCTGCCGATTAG
- a CDS encoding amidase family protein: protein MSFEIVEATLPEIQAALDSGEITSRQLVLMYLERIADHDKNGLTINSVLEINPDALFIAESLDVERQLQGPRGPLHGIPVLLKDNINTGDKMHTSAGSLALADSFAQEDAFIVTRLREAGAIIMGKANMTEFANFMTNGMPSGFSSRGGQVLNPYNISTPTGGSSAGSAVAVACNFCTVSVGTETSGSILNPGNLGSIIGIKPTVGMISRSGILPLSNTQDTAGPMARTVRDAVLLLNALLGQDNSDAAMGTNTGRLHEDYTVFLDPEGLKGARIGIPRDYYFEELTDEQLALFNASVDRMRELGATIIDPAEITTAREISYSSVVLNEFKSSLNAYLAKLGPGAPMRTLKDIIDFNHAHPVETLKFGQATLLDAEYTTSGTLTEPQYLRDRATDLRLCKELGIDATMREHQLDALLFPADFGARITSRAGYPSIVVPSGYTSAGAPFGVTFSARAYEEPVLIRLAYAYEQNYKVRKAPSLQSFI, encoded by the coding sequence ATGAGTTTTGAAATCGTAGAGGCTACCCTACCGGAGATTCAGGCCGCTCTGGATTCCGGAGAAATCACTTCCAGACAATTAGTCCTTATGTATCTTGAACGCATTGCAGATCATGACAAAAACGGCCTGACGATCAATTCCGTGCTGGAGATTAATCCGGATGCGCTGTTCATCGCTGAATCCCTGGACGTGGAACGACAGCTTCAGGGTCCCCGCGGACCGCTGCACGGCATACCGGTATTGCTGAAGGATAATATTAATACCGGGGATAAAATGCATACCAGCGCGGGTTCGCTGGCTTTGGCGGATTCCTTTGCGCAGGAGGATGCCTTCATTGTTACCAGGCTGCGCGAAGCCGGGGCGATTATTATGGGCAAGGCCAACATGACGGAATTCGCCAATTTCATGACGAACGGCATGCCCTCAGGCTTCAGCTCCCGGGGCGGTCAGGTGCTTAACCCTTATAATATCTCCACGCCGACAGGCGGCTCCAGCGCCGGATCTGCAGTGGCGGTGGCCTGCAACTTCTGCACTGTGTCCGTAGGAACGGAAACCTCGGGCTCGATCCTTAATCCAGGCAACCTTGGATCGATTATCGGCATCAAGCCTACTGTGGGGATGATCAGCCGCTCGGGCATTCTTCCGCTCTCTAATACGCAGGATACCGCCGGGCCTATGGCGAGAACCGTCCGCGACGCGGTTCTTCTGCTGAATGCCCTGCTTGGACAGGACAACAGCGATGCCGCAATGGGTACGAATACAGGCAGACTGCATGAGGATTATACGGTCTTCCTTGATCCGGAAGGCCTGAAGGGCGCGCGTATCGGAATTCCGCGGGATTATTATTTCGAGGAGCTTACGGACGAACAGCTCGCGCTGTTCAATGCCTCAGTGGACAGAATGCGCGAGCTCGGGGCGACCATTATTGATCCGGCAGAGATTACAACTGCACGGGAGATCAGCTATTCCTCTGTAGTGCTGAATGAATTCAAAAGCTCACTTAACGCCTATTTGGCAAAACTGGGCCCGGGCGCTCCCATGCGTACACTGAAGGATATTATTGATTTCAATCATGCCCATCCGGTAGAAACGCTGAAGTTCGGACAGGCCACGCTGCTGGATGCCGAATACACCACCTCCGGTACCCTAACGGAACCGCAGTATCTGCGCGACCGTGCAACGGATCTGCGGCTCTGCAAGGAACTGGGTATCGATGCCACTATGCGGGAGCATCAGCTGGATGCCCTCTTATTCCCGGCTGACTTCGGCGCACGGATTACGTCCAGAGCCGGTTATCCGTCCATCGTAGTACCGTCCGGCTACACGTCAGCCGGCGCCCCTTTTGGCGTAACTTTCTCGGCACGGGCTTATGAGGAACCGGTACTCATCCGGCTGGCTTATGCATACGAGCAGAATTACAAGGTCCGCAAGGCGCCTTCGCTGCAGAGCTTCATCTAA
- a CDS encoding DUF6612 family protein → MRKWTALFMGVILSAALTACGNNDAAEPAANAAEAPAANAGTNATTAPEASASAAPAGQSSAGVPALEELLQKTAAAQSELKSFAMNSQIQQNMTVKQGETNQEQAIEMTVNAEYTKDPLEMHQEILMNLAGQGEQKIEQYVTGDGFFSLTNGQWVKMPAAMTDQLTATMQQSASPEKQLEQFNQIADQTKITEEGDNYLITAEVSGEEVKNLAKSYLNQSGSVDSQMTAMMEQMNIKSMTIAYTVDKKTYFPTSSDVNMVMDMSSGEQTVSMDMKMKSAISDHNKISEIKVPQEALDAQEAQMPATQ, encoded by the coding sequence TTGAGAAAATGGACTGCATTATTTATGGGGGTCATTCTGTCTGCTGCCTTAACCGCATGCGGCAATAATGATGCTGCCGAGCCGGCTGCCAATGCCGCCGAAGCCCCGGCTGCGAATGCCGGTACTAACGCAACTACAGCTCCGGAAGCTTCCGCATCTGCAGCTCCAGCCGGACAGTCATCCGCTGGCGTTCCGGCTCTGGAGGAACTGCTGCAGAAGACGGCTGCTGCACAATCGGAATTGAAGAGCTTCGCCATGAACTCGCAAATTCAGCAGAATATGACGGTCAAGCAGGGCGAAACCAATCAGGAACAGGCTATTGAGATGACAGTGAACGCTGAATATACCAAAGATCCGCTGGAAATGCATCAGGAGATCCTTATGAATCTGGCGGGCCAGGGGGAGCAGAAGATTGAGCAGTATGTTACCGGAGACGGTTTCTTCTCGCTTACGAACGGGCAGTGGGTTAAGATGCCGGCGGCGATGACTGATCAATTGACCGCTACCATGCAGCAGTCTGCCAGTCCCGAGAAGCAGCTGGAGCAGTTCAACCAAATTGCTGATCAGACGAAAATCACCGAGGAAGGTGACAATTATTTGATAACAGCAGAAGTTTCCGGCGAAGAAGTGAAGAATCTGGCGAAGAGCTATCTGAACCAGAGCGGGAGCGTAGACAGCCAGATGACTGCGATGATGGAGCAGATGAATATCAAGAGTATGACCATCGCTTACACCGTGGACAAGAAGACATATTTCCCGACTTCCTCAGATGTTAATATGGTGATGGATATGAGCAGCGGAGAACAGACCGTCTCCATGGATATGAAGATGAAATCGGCCATTAGTGATCATAACAAAATCTCGGAGATCAAGGTTCCGCAGGAAGCTCTGGATGCGCAGGAGGCTCAAATGCCGGCAACCCAGTAA
- a CDS encoding sensor histidine kinase — MNNRTKKPTSILSYWTVRYLLIISIGLLLTALVTFWWIQQEAMNNRMQTTGLLAQEIADRSVSTDGQLAITPSLDKLVEDRKRFFKVTMEMCVIITGPAGELLYSQPPLTDEEMRHKLNDTLTDSRSPEFKAAAAQIQGDQGTLGQVIVLQSKRSLRHIPQEEITFFSIIIVFLIILSWLTIYLLSIKLAKPIQRVAAAAATISGGQYNIVLETGAKEREIHELLVSFQEMAGKLQQFEQSRAVMLAGVSHELKTPVTSIKGLLHAVREGVVEGEEAGEFLDIALLEAERLQRMVADLLDYNALTAGIVAVRHDRLEAAPLLEEILYQWKLTQGEDVCEPILHLPENRLFLRGDPLRIQQIIVNLLNNSVQAKAQGRKLQLTLELVATPQGSAEITVTDNGSGIHPESRELIFEAFFRSTAKQSVLRGLGLGLTFSKLLAEAMGGSLELASVPPPQGCSFVLRLPLAA; from the coding sequence ATGAATAACAGAACAAAGAAACCCACATCAATCCTCTCCTACTGGACCGTCCGCTACCTGCTGATTATCAGTATCGGACTGCTGCTGACGGCGCTGGTAACCTTCTGGTGGATCCAGCAGGAGGCGATGAACAACAGGATGCAGACCACCGGCCTGCTGGCCCAGGAGATCGCCGACCGCAGCGTCAGCACAGACGGACAGCTCGCTATCACCCCAAGTCTCGACAAGCTGGTCGAGGACCGCAAGCGGTTCTTCAAGGTAACCATGGAAATGTGCGTCATCATTACCGGGCCGGCGGGCGAGCTGCTGTATTCCCAGCCTCCGCTGACGGATGAAGAGATGCGGCATAAGCTGAATGATACGCTGACCGATTCACGCAGCCCGGAATTCAAAGCCGCCGCTGCGCAGATCCAGGGAGATCAGGGAACTCTTGGACAAGTAATCGTCCTGCAGTCCAAACGTTCTCTGCGCCATATCCCGCAGGAGGAGATCACCTTCTTCTCGATCATCATTGTCTTCCTGATCATCTTAAGCTGGCTGACGATCTACCTCTTGTCGATCAAGCTTGCCAAGCCGATTCAACGGGTCGCCGCCGCTGCTGCAACGATCAGCGGCGGCCAGTATAACATCGTCCTGGAGACCGGAGCCAAAGAGCGGGAGATCCATGAACTGCTGGTATCCTTCCAGGAGATGGCGGGCAAGCTGCAGCAGTTCGAGCAGTCCCGGGCCGTCATGCTGGCCGGAGTGTCCCATGAACTGAAGACCCCGGTCACCTCCATTAAAGGACTGCTTCATGCCGTCCGCGAGGGTGTGGTCGAGGGGGAGGAGGCCGGGGAGTTTCTTGATATCGCCTTACTCGAAGCCGAGCGGCTGCAGCGCATGGTCGCGGATCTGCTCGACTATAACGCACTGACCGCCGGTATTGTCGCCGTCCGTCATGATAGGCTGGAGGCCGCCCCGCTGCTGGAGGAAATCCTCTATCAATGGAAGCTGACCCAAGGCGAGGATGTCTGCGAACCCATCCTTCACCTGCCGGAGAACCGGCTGTTCCTGCGGGGAGATCCGCTGCGTATCCAGCAGATTATCGTCAATCTGCTCAATAACAGCGTGCAGGCGAAGGCACAGGGCCGCAAGCTTCAGTTAACGCTGGAGCTTGTGGCCACGCCGCAGGGCAGCGCCGAAATTACAGTTACGGATAACGGATCAGGTATTCATCCGGAGAGCCGGGAGCTGATCTTCGAAGCCTTCTTCCGCAGCACCGCCAAGCAGAGCGTGCTGCGCGGACTCGGGCTCGGCCTGACCTTCAGCAAGCTGCTCGCCGAGGCCATGGGCGGCAGCCTTGAGCTTGCCAGCGTCCCGCCGCCGCAGGGCTGCTCCTTCGTGCTGCGGCTGCCGCTTGCAGCATGA
- a CDS encoding response regulator transcription factor: protein MKSILIVEDEEAIARVLSAYLRKAGFHVTRAADGRSALEAFEEAPPSLILLDIMLPNMDGFELLGLIREKSSCPVIMLTARDGINDRLAGLDGGADDYMSKPFIPEEVVARVNAVLRRPSQWSDGSRKRHFGSLFIDYSARSVFLNGAEVSLSPRDMSVLLFLAERPNQICTRDQLLEHVWEMDYEGSDRAVDLSIKRLRQALSHWPDSEGEIRTLRGTGYQLWTT, encoded by the coding sequence ATGAAATCCATTCTGATTGTTGAGGATGAAGAGGCGATTGCCCGGGTACTCAGTGCTTATCTGCGAAAAGCGGGCTTCCACGTCACCCGTGCCGCCGACGGCCGGAGTGCCCTGGAAGCCTTCGAGGAGGCGCCGCCCTCACTGATCCTGCTTGATATTATGCTGCCGAATATGGACGGCTTCGAGCTGCTGGGACTGATCCGCGAGAAAAGCAGCTGTCCTGTCATTATGCTCACGGCCAGGGACGGCATCAATGACCGGCTCGCGGGACTAGATGGCGGAGCTGATGACTATATGTCGAAGCCCTTCATTCCCGAGGAAGTCGTCGCACGGGTGAATGCGGTACTGCGGCGCCCTTCGCAGTGGTCCGACGGCAGCCGCAAGCGCCATTTCGGCAGCCTGTTCATTGATTACTCTGCCCGCAGCGTGTTTCTGAACGGGGCCGAGGTCAGTCTTAGCCCGCGCGACATGTCGGTGCTGCTGTTCCTGGCGGAGCGCCCGAATCAGATCTGCACCCGGGACCAGTTGCTGGAGCATGTGTGGGAAATGGATTATGAAGGAAGTGACCGGGCCGTTGATCTCTCCATCAAAAGACTGCGCCAGGCGCTCTCACACTGGCCGGACAGCGAAGGAGAGATCCGTACCCTGAGAGGAACAGGTTATCAATTATGGACAACATGA
- a CDS encoding YceI family protein: MKKKTIALIAAVVVIAGAITAFMLLNNSLGNNVEIESVIPAQNQGTETQEAGTANAAAATGAAVTAEQLNGAWSIADTSKVYWSVTTSKETVNFVDPSVTGTWNVNLEDAGSMTGEGTVAMSALDSGNGQRDEHVKGADFLSVTEFPESTFNVTSFSELPAEWTEGTAVPVELQGTLTVKGIEKDVTFDSQAVYSGGQLMLSGTTMVTFEDFGMSNPHSIVLDTENNLEVRLELVLSK, encoded by the coding sequence ATGAAGAAGAAAACAATCGCCTTAATCGCAGCCGTAGTCGTTATCGCAGGAGCTATCACAGCATTTATGTTACTTAACAATAGCCTGGGCAATAATGTTGAGATCGAATCTGTTATTCCTGCGCAGAATCAAGGGACCGAAACCCAGGAAGCGGGAACCGCTAATGCGGCAGCTGCTACCGGTGCTGCTGTTACGGCTGAGCAGCTGAACGGTGCCTGGAGCATTGCGGATACGTCCAAGGTCTACTGGTCCGTGACAACTTCCAAAGAAACCGTTAACTTCGTAGACCCTTCCGTTACAGGAACCTGGAATGTGAATCTGGAGGATGCCGGCTCGATGACGGGCGAGGGAACTGTGGCGATGAGTGCGCTGGATTCCGGCAACGGCCAGCGGGACGAGCATGTTAAGGGAGCGGATTTCCTGTCTGTAACAGAGTTCCCGGAGTCCACATTTAACGTGACTTCCTTCTCGGAGCTTCCGGCGGAATGGACGGAGGGCACCGCGGTGCCGGTAGAACTGCAAGGTACGCTGACGGTAAAAGGCATAGAGAAGGATGTTACGTTTGACTCGCAGGCTGTATACAGCGGAGGACAGCTTATGCTGTCGGGAACAACCATGGTTACCTTTGAAGATTTCGGCATGAGCAATCCGCATTCGATCGTGCTGGATACCGAGAATAACCTTGAGGTGCGCCTGGAGCTTGTACTGAGTAAGTAA
- a CDS encoding nucleoside triphosphate pyrophosphohydrolase: MADYPKLVRDGIPALIAASGQTCRTRIMDEEEYIRSLRAKLHEELAEYLREDNDGQALEELADLLEVIRALAVTHGGDSSILEQIRADKAERRGGFKDRVLLLQVESGGLQY; encoded by the coding sequence TTGGCTGATTATCCGAAACTGGTGCGTGACGGAATACCGGCGCTGATTGCGGCGAGCGGGCAAACCTGCAGGACAAGAATCATGGACGAGGAAGAATACATACGGTCGCTGCGTGCGAAGCTGCATGAGGAGCTGGCGGAATATTTACGGGAGGACAATGACGGACAGGCGCTGGAGGAGCTGGCGGATCTGCTGGAAGTAATCCGGGCCTTGGCGGTAACCCATGGCGGGGACAGCAGTATTCTGGAACAGATCCGTGCTGACAAAGCGGAGCGCCGCGGCGGATTCAAGGACCGGGTTCTGCTGCTGCAGGTGGAGAGCGGAGGGTTACAGTATTGA
- a CDS encoding Gfo/Idh/MocA family protein has translation MTEDNAYTIKWGILSTGWIAHQFATDLAHASNGVAYAVGSRTQESADEFARNHGIPVAYATYEELVSDPEVDAIYIGTPHPFHKENALLALRAGKAVLCEKPFTVNSAELEEIVAYARQQKLFLMEAMWSRYIPANAKVREWLAAERIGEVRLVKADLGFRADWNPEGRLLNPALGGGALLDVGIYPISFASMVFGPHPEAVSSTVHIGETGVDEHFSLLLSYGDGKSASLNGGIRLKLHEEAYVYGTEGYIVVKGTLVNPKSAELYVGGELVETFEDDRTSIGYSFEAEEVGRCLQAGLTESPVMTLDESVAILKLLDGVREQWGLKYPGE, from the coding sequence ATGACAGAAGATAACGCTTACACGATAAAATGGGGCATTCTCAGCACAGGCTGGATCGCCCATCAGTTTGCTACAGATTTGGCCCATGCCAGCAATGGTGTGGCTTATGCGGTTGGATCGCGCACGCAGGAAAGTGCAGATGAGTTTGCCCGAAATCACGGCATCCCCGTGGCATATGCCACCTACGAGGAATTGGTCAGCGATCCTGAAGTGGATGCGATTTATATTGGAACGCCGCATCCGTTCCACAAAGAGAATGCGCTGCTCGCCTTGCGTGCCGGCAAAGCCGTCCTCTGTGAGAAGCCTTTTACCGTGAACAGTGCGGAGCTGGAGGAAATCGTGGCGTATGCCCGCCAGCAGAAGCTATTCCTGATGGAAGCGATGTGGAGCCGTTATATTCCGGCTAACGCCAAGGTTAGAGAATGGCTCGCAGCGGAGCGTATCGGCGAAGTTCGGCTGGTCAAAGCGGATCTTGGTTTCCGCGCGGACTGGAATCCGGAGGGACGTCTGCTGAACCCGGCCCTTGGCGGCGGAGCCCTGCTGGATGTCGGCATCTATCCCATCTCCTTCGCGTCGATGGTGTTCGGACCTCATCCGGAGGCCGTATCCAGCACCGTACATATCGGCGAGACAGGCGTGGACGAGCACTTCTCCTTGCTGCTGTCTTATGGGGATGGCAAGTCGGCTTCCCTGAACGGCGGAATTCGCCTGAAGCTGCATGAAGAAGCCTATGTCTATGGAACTGAAGGCTATATCGTGGTCAAAGGCACGCTGGTAAATCCGAAATCGGCTGAGCTGTATGTCGGCGGTGAGCTGGTGGAGACCTTTGAGGATGACCGTACTTCGATCGGGTATTCTTTTGAAGCTGAGGAAGTGGGACGCTGTCTGCAGGCAGGACTGACGGAAAGTCCCGTGATGACGCTGGATGAGTCCGTTGCAATTCTTAAGCTGCTGGACGGCGTGCGTGAACAATGGGGGCTTAAATATCCCGGTGAATAA